Genomic DNA from Bacterioplanes sanyensis:
GCCTGACGTTGGGCCAGTCGGTTGATTAATGTAAGTCCTTCTGTTTTCGGATCGGCGGCCAACACTTCCTTAAGCAGCCGGTCGTGCAGATCTTGTTCGAACATCAAGCGCGCGTATTGTTTCGCGTACAGCACTTTCGCCATCAAATGACGTTGTTGGGTAATCTCTAATGCCCGTTCAAAGTGCTGACGACCAACTTCCGGTTGGCCACCCAGACTTAGTGGCAACTGGGTTTCCAGCACACCGAGATACACCTGAACGGTGGCGTTGTCGTAGCTTGGGTCGTACTTGGCTACCCATTGCATCAGCGCCTTGACCTTGCCGAGCTGGGCAATGGCGTTCCAGTCGTCGCTGTTGGCTTGAATCCAGCCAGCCCAGGCCGCAGCAAACGCATACCAAACGCCGATATCGTCTTCGTCGTAATCCGACTCCAGCGCCGCCAGCAGCGGGTCCAGTGGACCGTCGACCAGGGTGCATGCATCGTCGTCGTATTCGCACAGGGCGCGGCGCGCGTAATTCATGGCTTTGTCGGCCAGCAGTTTGGCTTGCTCAGGATCGCTGGAAAAAACACCCGCATAGGCACCGTAGAGCTTGGCGCCGGCGAGCAGATAGTCCTCGTCGTCCGGGTAAGTCAGGATAAGTGCGTCTAACAGCAGCAAATAGGCTGGTGCGCCGGCCTCGACCACGGCAGGGCTGTCCTGATTCATCATCGACCGTGACAAGTTTTCAGGTAAATGGCCGACGGAGCAGGCGCTGAGTAATCCGACGGCAAGTAAACTGGCGAGTGCTTTCATGGACTGTGCTCAATCACGAAGAGCGCGGATTGTACACCGTTTAACTTTGCCGTTTCATTAACCGGTCACACACTGGTCACGATGACAATAGGACGCTGTGTTCAACGTCGGCCATGGCGTAGTCGACACCCAGGCTGGACAAAATGTCGCGGCTGGTGCCATTGGCGCTGAACTCGGCAACGGTGCGCTTGGCCATAAAACAGGCGATGTCGCGCATCGACTTCACCAGCGCATAGTCTGCCGAGCTGGTGCTGAGTTGGTCGATAAAACGGTGATCGATGCGCACATAGTCCACCGGCAAGTGTTTCAAAGCTACGAAGGCCGACTGCCCGGTACCGAAGTCGGCCAGAGCGAAGCGATAGCCTAGCTGCCTCAGGGCATGCATACGCTCTGCGGCTTCATCCAGGTCGGCCAAGTGGTCGGTGTTGCTCAGTTCCAGACATAATTTACCCACCGGCAACAGTTGGTCGCAGGCTTGGCGCAATTGCTGATAGGTTTGCTCATGCAGCAATAAGTCACCACTGCACGGCAAAAACAGCCGCTCGCATTGCAAATCCAAGTCAGTTTTCGGCAGCCACTTGAGTGTTTGTTGCAACAGCCATTGTTCGATTTCTAGCGGGCGCCGCTGTGCGTGGTCACTGTAGGTCGCTTGTTGCGGTGGTAGCAGCGGTTGTCCTTCCTCCAGTGGGGCGGCTTGCAACAGGTAACTGTATTCGCCTTTGTGTTCGGGATGAAGGTGCTGAATGGGGGTTCCTAATAGGGCCAACTGATGGTGATTCAACGCCTGCAGCGATTGCTGATACCAGCGACTAACCGCATCGTCGCTAATAACATCGCTGGCCGGTGTTCTTACTGCGTTTGCTGCAGGTGTTGAGGCCGATAGGTCCTCAGAATCGCTGTACCAAACAACACGAGCACCACCGACGTCTTTGGCACGGCTGCAGGCATGGTAGGCTTGCTCGAGCAAGATGTGCGACTCGTTTTGATCACTGAGCGCGGTGGCTCCTATG
This window encodes:
- a CDS encoding TRAP transporter TatT component family protein; its protein translation is MKALASLLAVGLLSACSVGHLPENLSRSMMNQDSPAVVEAGAPAYLLLLDALILTYPDDEDYLLAGAKLYGAYAGVFSSDPEQAKLLADKAMNYARRALCEYDDDACTLVDGPLDPLLAALESDYDEDDIGVWYAFAAAWAGWIQANSDDWNAIAQLGKVKALMQWVAKYDPSYDNATVQVYLGVLETQLPLSLGGQPEVGRQHFERALEITQQRHLMAKVLYAKQYARLMFEQDLHDRLLKEVLAADPKTEGLTLINRLAQRQAEQLLASSADYFE